The following are encoded in a window of Peromyscus leucopus breed LL Stock chromosome X, UCI_PerLeu_2.1, whole genome shotgun sequence genomic DNA:
- the Spry3 gene encoding protein sprouty homolog 3, giving the protein MCFEVRITTRALFFFLITVSATLTPNHLQLKNLGKMDTTAVDEFQQILPIEQLRSTHASNDYVERPPAPCKQALSSPSLIVQTHKSDWSLATMPTVLPRSISQCHQLQPLPQHLSQSSIASSMSQSTTASDQRLLASITPSSSGQSIIRTQPGAGTHPKVDGALKGEAELSVGHPSDHLFICEECGRCKCVPCTAVRPLPSCWMCNQRCLCSAESLLDYGTCLCCVKGLFYHCSTDDEDNCADEPCSCGPSSCFIRWATMSLISLFLPCLCCYLPTRGCLHLCQQGYDSLRRPGCRCKRHTNTVCRKISSGSAPFPKAQEKSV; this is encoded by the coding sequence ATGTGCTTTGAGGTCCGTATAACTAcaagggctctttttttttttttaatcaccgtAAGTGCCACTCTGACCCCAAATCACTTACAGCTCAAAAATCTAGGCAAAATGGATACCACAGCTGTAGATGAGTTCCAACAAATTCTGCCTATTGAACAGCTGCGCTCTACTCATGCTAGCAATGATTATGTGGAACGGCCTCCAGCACCCTGTAAACAGGCTCTTTCCAGCCCTTCCCTTATTGTGCAAACCCACAAGTCTGATTGGTCCCTGGCTACCATGCCTACTGTTCTCCCACGCAGTATCAGCCAGTGCCATCAGCTGCagcccctgcctcagcatctgaGCCAATCTAGCATTGCCAGCTCAATGTCCCAAAGCACCACTGCCTCTGATCAAAGGCTCTTGGCCAGCATTACACCCTCTTCTTCAGGCCAGTCCATCATCAGAACCCAGCCTGGAGCAGGGACCCACCCAAAGGTCGATGGTGCTCTGAAGGGAGAAGCTGAGCTATCTGTAGGGCATCCCAGTGATCACCTCTTTATCTGCGAGGAGTGCGGGCGCTGCAAGTGTGTCCCATGCACAGCGGTTCGCCCTCTTCCCTCCTGCTGGATGTGCAACCAGCGTTGCCTTTGCTCTGCTGAGAGCCTCCTTGATTATGGCACTTGCCTCTGCTGTGTCAAGGGCCTCTTCTATCACTGCTCCACTGATGATGAAGACAACTGCGCTGATGAGCCCTGCTCCTGTGGGCCTAGCTCTTGCTTCATTCGCTGGGCAACCATGAGTCTCATCTCCCTCTTCTTACCCTGCCTGTGCTGCTACCTGCCTACCCGTGGATGCCTCCATCTGTGCCAGCAGGGCTATGATAGCCTCCGGCGACCAGGCTGCCGCTGTAAGAGGCACACCAACACTGTGTGCAGAAAAATCTCTTCTGGTAGCGCACCCTTCCCTAAGGCCCAGGAAAAGTCTGTATGA